TCATGGGGATCGGGGCGTGGGATTCTCATTGCCACCCCTCCGCCCGTATGGGGAACACTTTTTTCGTGATCGTCAGCGCCGCTCGAAGTTCGGTGTCCATCTCCTCCCGCGTGCGGAAGGGAATTCCGGTCAGCCGTTCCAGCGCGGCAAAACTGAACTGCCCTTCCCCAACCTGATCCCGACAAAGGTAAGGAAAATTATCCTCAACCTCAAACAACCCAAAATCAACAGCAATTTGGGGCGGGCAAACGACACATCTTGCTGGCAGAAGTCCGGCGATGCGCAGCGCAGGTAAACACAGTTGCCTTTCAAGCCCCAAAGGGGTGGTTATCCTCAGCCCGCTGCTTTACCGGCGGGCGATAGGGGCGTCCCTACGGGATGCGGGTCACCGTTGAGAGCGGGGCGGGGCGGGGCGTTCGGGTGGGGGTTTTTGTCGGCTGGCTTGGGTAAATCACACTCTCGTGCATGTACCCAACGCGGGGGATTGGCTCACCGGGATCAAGGTTGATCTCGTACCATTCCGGCGCTGTGAGAGAGCGCCCCCACACGCAGAATTTGGCGTATTGATAAGGACGTTCCAGCGTCTCACATTCCTCGCTAGGGCATTTGCGCACCCGCGCCCGAACCACTGTCACATAAAATTCCAGGCAAGCAGGCTGCGGGGTGGGGGTGGTGAAGATGTAATTCAAGGAGCGAAGGGTAGGCGCTTCTGTTAGGGTGATCGCTGGCAGTTCGGGGGTTAGGGTGGGGAAATCACCGCCCGTCTCGACAAAATCGACGACGCCGCGCAGCAAGAAGGCAAACCCTCCACCCAACAGCAGCAGAATCAGCACTCCCCACCAAAACGAATGTCCCTGTGTTTCCCGCATAGCATCCTACGCCACATGTCCGCACGTGCCGACACTTTATCACAGTTCGGGGTTGTTTCGAGCGTTTCTCAGCGAACCCTGAGCAAGCGGCGCATCACAAGACAAAATCCTGGCTGTCTGCATCAACGGCTAAAACCCCGCGCAGTTCGTCCACATCGGGATAGGTTTCGGCAATCTCATCAATGCCGCCTGCCTTCACCCCGCGCCCACACAGGGAACGGTATTGGCATAGACGGCACAAACGCTCATTTTCGGTCAGAGGAAACACCGTCACATCGAGGGTCAAAAGGCGTGTAATTACCGCGTCAAGATAGCGCCTGTCCTCGTCCATACGCTCTGCGTTGTAGGAGAAAGTTTCTGTTGCCCCACCATCTTCGGCAAACCAATAGACCAACTGCACCTGTTCAGGGGCAACGTGTCGTCCGATGAGTCCGGCTGACGCCTCAACGAAGAGAAGTGGGTAAAGAATCGTCTGTAGACGGCGATTCAACAGTTTGAGCGGTGTTCGCTTGGAGGTTTTCCAATCGAGGATCACCACTGTGCCATCGGCATCATAGGCAAGCAGATCGAAGGTTGCTGTGAAGCGCTGATCCCCCAAGCGGGCGGACAGTGTGATCTCTGGACGACGGTGAGTGCTTGGAATATTGGGGGGCGGGTTTGCCTCAAATGCCGCCCACCAACGCCCTAACGGAGATGCCCAATCAAGGGGCGGAAGGGGCGCTCCACGCCAATAGCGCTCCATTCGTAAATGAAAGCGCTTGCCCAATTCGGCGGCATCTTCTGTCGCCATGAGTGGTTCGGCAGCGGGGGCAGGATAATCCTGCTCCATGAGGTAGCGGAGTTGAAAACGACGGGCGCAATCCACAAAATCTTGAAGGCTTGATTGACTAAAGTGAAAAGCAGGTGGCAGTTGGCGTGTCATAAGGGTTATCGTGATCTGTCCGTTCAGTGTCTAGCGGTAAATTATAGGTAACGTTTAGGGCAAACCCTCACCCCCTAGCCCCCTCTCCCCTCATGGGCTGAGGAGGGATTATCTTGTGAGGGGGGCTGCCCCTCGCAAGCCCTTTCTTGATTAGGACTTACACAGTTGAACATGTTTACCCCGTATTCATCGAAAGAGGTAGATTAAGGGGGAAGCCCCCTCAAAACCTCTTTTCCCCCATCTCCCTGAGGGAGATGGGGGTAGGGGATGAGGGCAAGAGCGCAACCCCTATTGATGATATTTGGAGAAACATGCCATGCTTACTAACGGTATGTTTCTCAGCACTGCTCTGATTACAAGCCAAATCCGAAGTTGTCGATAGATTGTTAGGGCATATCCCTTGTTTTGAGGAAGGCTACCTCAAGAGCGCACCGATATTTCCCACAAACAAGACCAGCCCCAACCCTGTCACAAAGAGGGCAAAAAGGGCACGAAGGCGTTCGGGGTCGGTGTGTTGTCCTAGTTTTGCCCCAAACACCGCCCCCACAATTCCAGCGACGGCAAAAACCCCAACAATGTGCAGATCAATCGCCACATTGTTCAACTGCCCTAAAAATCCGGCAAGGCTGTTCATTGTAATGATCATCATCGATGTGCTAACGGCATAATTCATCGGTAGGTGAAGGATCATCACAAGGGTGGGAACGATCAGAAAGCCTCCCCCAACACCTAACAACCCTGTCAGCAAGCCAACACCCATCCCACTTCCAAGAACGACACGAACATCCAACGGGCTATCGGGGGGGGGCGGAGCGGATTTAAGCACTGCCCCGGTCAGGATGCCAACGCCCGGTTCAGGGTGAGCCATTGGACGGCGGCGCAACATCAACCCGCCGATGAGGATCATCAGCACCGCAAACATGACCATTCGCAGAGCAGGTGGGAGCGCTTTAGAAAAACTTGCCCCCCAATAGGCAGCAACCATCCCCGCCCCGCCAAACAAAATAGCGATGCGCCAATTGACCGTCCCTTGTGCGCGGTGGAGAAGCACCCCCGCTGCGCTGGTTGTCCCAACGATAATCAAGGATGTGGTTGTCGCTGCTTGAAGCGGCAGCCCAACAATATAGACAAGGGCGGGAACAGTGAGAATCGCGCCGCCCCCACCAAGAAAGCCTAAGATTGTGCCGATCACAACGCCCAAACTGCTATGCAGAACGAATGCAATTATGCCGGGCATACTGCCGTCCGAAAAGCGTGTTCCCAAACCCGTTTCCCCTCGCCAAGCGTGACAACATTCGTGAAACCCTTCGCCCGCAGCCAACTGGCGGCGATCTGCGAACGGTAGCCGCTGCTGCATTGGGCGACAATGAGGTGATCTTTGGGAAGGGCGTCTAGGCGAAGGGGGAGATCGCCAAGCGGGAGGTGCTGCGCTCCAGCGATATGCCCTTCGCAGAATTCACTTTGCCCACGCACATCAAGGATGGTGATTACTTCTGAGGGCAGGCGTGCGGCAAGCTCTGGGACAGTAATCGTTGGGAGTGTTTCACCCTCATCAAGAATTCTATCGGCAAGGGCGTACCCGCTCACCTGATCAACGCCGATTCCCCGCAAAGCGGTGAGCATGTCGGGAAGGACAGCACCCCGATCAAGAATCAGGTAGGTGGGGCGGGTGTAATCCACAAACCAACCGACATAGGTGGTGAAGTTGCGGCTGGCTGCCGGAATACTGATCGTCCCCGGTAGGTGGGCTTCGGCAAAATCATTCCGTGCGCGGAGGTCAATCACCAGATCGCCGTTCTGGATCGCCGCACGCAGGGCGGTTTTGTCCATTGGTGCGGGGTGAGGGAGCGTGCGCAGCAGGGCTGCCCCCGCTTTGTTCACGCTCTTCATTTGGGCAAAGTAGCGCGGGGCTTCTGGCTGCCCATCTAAAAGCCAGCGGACGAACGCATCCTCATCGGTGAATTGGAAGGCAGGGTTAAACAGCTTTTCGTAGCCAAGCGTTGTTGAGGGAATTGCGCCTAGCGCCTTGCCACAAGCGCTTCCCGCGCCGTGTCCGGGCAAAATTTGAAGGTAATCAGGGAGACTCTTAAACCGCTGGACAGTATGGAACTGCTGGCGTGCGCCGGGGTCTTTTGTTCCGCTGATGCCCGCTGCCACTTCGAGCAAATCGGGGCGACCCACATCACCCACAAAGAGAAAGTCGCCGGTGAAGATACCCATTGGCTTATCGGCGGCGGCGGTATCGGTGAACTGAAAACTGAGGTGCTCAGGGGTGTGTCCGGGAGTGTGCAGCACTTCGATGCGCACATTACCAACCATGAAGGTATCGCCATCATAGAGAAGCCGTACATTTGGGGCGTGGGCATCAGCATATTTCCAATCGGCGTCGCCCATATCGCTGAGGTAGAGCGTTGCTCCGGTGATAGCGGCAAGCTCACGCACGCCGCTGACGAAATCGGCGTGGATGTGCGTTTCGGTGACATGGGTGATCCGCAGCCCCTCTTGGTCGGCAAGGGCAAGGTAGGGCGTGATATCTCGTGCGGGGTCGATCACGAGTGCCTCGCCCGTCGCCGCACAGCCTACAAGGTAGGATGCTTGGGCGAGGCGATCATCATAAAAATAGGCTAAACGCATGGATGAGGGTCCTGTTGAGTCTTTATGGAGAGTCTAACACCAAAGAATCATTTTTTGTGCGCTAAAGGCTATAATGAACTCGATTCAAAGGCGAATTCAATCCAATCAAGGCAAAATCGGGATTATATGTTACGCAGTTACCCCCGCGCCTTTGAAGAACACAGGGAAATTATGCCGGCTGGGCTAGGTTGGTGCTTAACTCTGGTAGGCGATCTCGCCGTCTTTTATGACCGTGTGGGCTAAATTTCCACCAAAACGATACGCCAAAAAGCGGTAATCTTCGGCATCCCAAAGGACGAGATCGGCTTTCTTGCCAACCTCGATACTACCCACTTGATCACCGCGATCTACGGCAAAGGCGGCGTTGATTGTGGCAGCGGCAAGGGATTGTGCGGGCGTCATCCCCAAATTTCGTGCTGCCAACGCCAAGACAAACTGCATGTTCTCACACCAGGCGGTGCCGGGGTTGCAATCCGTTCCTAAGGCAACCACCGCCCCGGCTTCGATCAAAGCGCGGGCGGGGGCGGTGTTGGTGATTCCCAAGCCAAACGGCGTGGCGGGCAGCAAGGTAGCGATTGTCTCCGATGCCGCGAGTAAACGCACCTGATCCACTGGCGTTACCAAGAGATGATCCACACTCCGTGCGCCGGCTGCTACGGCGAGAGGAACACCGCCGAGAGCGGCAAACTCATCAGCGTGTAACCGGGGGGTCATCCCCGCCATTCGCGCCATCTCAAAAATACGTTCTGTTTGGGCAACGCTGAAAGCGCCTTGCTCGCAAAAAACATCGCAATAAAGAATGCCCGGATAGAGTTCTGCCTTCCAAACGGCTACCTTCGGGATCATCTCATTCACAATCAGATCGACATAGCCATCACTATCCTCGGCAAACTCTGGAGGAATATCGTGCGCCCCCATAAAGGTGGGGACAAGATCGATGCGCTGCTCCATATCTAGCAAAGCAATAGCGTTCAGTAGCGTGATCTCAGTCGCCGTGTTTAAGCCGTAACCGGTCTTACATTCAAGGGTGGTTGTCCCATGCTGAAGGGCGCGAAGAAGGCGCGGCGCGGTTTGGTTGATCAACGATTCTAAGGTGGCGGCGCGGGTTTCGCGGACAGTCCGGTTAATTCCCCCCCCTGCCGCATTAATTTCCATATAGGTTGCCCCGTTGATGCGCTGTTCCAGTTCGGCAGCGCGATCCCCTGCCCACACCATATGGGTGTGGGGATCGACCAACCCCGGTGTGACCAAGCGCCCTTCGGCATCGGTGATCGCGTTGGGGGAGTAGGCGGCAAGAACTGCCTCGCGTTCGCCAACGGCAACAATTCGCCCATGAAGCATGGCAACAGCGGCGTTTTGAATCAACCCTAAATCGCCCAAATATTCCCCACGCTGGGGTTTCCCCTCATGAGCAGGCATGACACACAACTGCCCAATCCGATCCACAATTCGATCAACAATCATTGGCATATTGACTCTCTCCTAGAAAAAATCTATTGGGGCAGATCATACTGACTGCCAACAGATGGTTCTTCCTCATCAACATAGGGAAGGGGTGCTGTTCGGCGGACGTTTACCCGCGTCAAAATGGGAATATCATCTTCTTGGAGCGGGACGCCGAATTCCTCCGCATGGGGGTGATCATGATCATCACTTAGGGGGGGAAGGGCATCATCTGTCCGGCGGTGGATAAAGGCGCCAAAGATGACCATCCCTATTCCCCCGACAATGACTATCGCCAGCAACGCCCCTAACGCCGCTACCCCCAGACGGACAGGGAGCGTGAGCGGAATATAAAGAATAGATTCCTGTACTGCTGGCGCGGCTAGACGTACTGCACCAAGTTCCCGCGTCAGTCGTTCCGCCGCCCCAAGCTGCAAGACAACCGCCTCTGACGCGCTATACTCTGGGTGACTCACATGCAAGGTGTATTGAGCGGGAGGAACGCCCTCAAAACAAAATGGAGCGGGAGCAATGGTCACATGGTTTGCTACGACCACGTTGGCGATGTTTCGCAAGGTGACATTCATCGCCATGAGCGCTTCTTCGCCCGCATCCCGAACGCCGTTCTCGTTCGTATCACCGTAAGCAACGACGCAGATTGTCCCCATTTCCCCGCCTTGTGCGGCGATGGGGCGCGGCAGCAGCAATCCAACGGCAAGGAACAGCCCCAAACAAACACATGCACGCTTCATCATCACATCCACACCCTCAAACTTGGCAAGGGATTATAGCACGGGCGGGCTTTCCCTTCCCCACGTCCACCCTACGAGAGGACTACCCATGCGCGTTCTGATGATTTCCAAAGCCTGTGTGGTGGGTATTTACCAACGAAAATTGGAGCAGATCGCCGCACTTGGCGTTGACCTGATGCTTGTTGTGCCACCCGTTTGGGCGGATAAAAGTGGGGCGATTCCGCTTGAACGCGCTCATATGAAGGGGTATCAGGTGGCGGTGATTCCTCCGCGTTTCAATGGAAACTACCATCTTCATGTCTACCCTGGGTTGGGTCGCCTGATCCAAGAGTGGCAACCAGACATCGTTCATAGTGATGAAGAACCTTACAATCTCGCCACATGGCAAGCGCTCTGGCACGCCCGACGAATCGGGGCAAAAACGCTTTATTTTAGTTGGCAGAACATCTGCCGCCGTTACCCGCCGCCTTTTTCGTGGGGGGAGCGATGGGTCTTGTATCGTGCTGATCAGGGCATTATGGGAACAGAAAGTGCCGCAGAGGTCTTTCGAGCAAAAGGGCATCGCGGCGGGTTGACGGTGATCCCGCAGTTTGGCGTTGATTTGGCAGATTTTCCTTTCCGTCCGCACACCATTGACCCACAGGGGGAAAGGGACGGCGCGGAACGAGTCGTCGGCTTTATTGGAAGGCTTGTTCCCGAAAAGGGCGTTGATCTCTTGCTGCGGGCGGCGCAGGAGGTGATCGCGGGAGGGCAAGCAATTCGTCTTATGATCGTTGGGCAAGGGAGCGAACGGGAAGCCCTAGAACGCTTGGCGGCGACACTTGGCATTGCTGAACAAGTGACCTTTTTCGGGCATGTGCCGTCGCTGCAAATGCCCACCCTTTACCCCCAATTGGATGTCCTCTGTTTGCCCTCACGGACGCTGCCAACATGGAAAGAGCAGTTCGGGCGGGTGATCCTAGAGGCAATGGCATCGGGTGTCCCGGTCATTGGCTCAGACAGTGGGGCAATTCCCGATGTGATTGGGGATGCAGGCGTTATTGTCCCAGAGGAAAACCCGCACGCCCTAGCTGAAGCGCTGCGGGGGCTACTCTCCGATCCAGCGCGACACGCTGATCTTGCCCAGAAGGGGCGGGCGCGGGTAGAGGCGTACTTCACCCATCAACGCATTGCCGAGGCGACAGTGCGCGTTTACGAACGCCTTTGGCGGAAGCCTTTATGAGGGCAACTGCGTAACGCCCAGCCTTCATTTTACTCAGCCGCTGGTTAGGTAATGCGATTAATCAGGATTTCAAAAATGCTGCCTTTCACTCTATGTGGAATCAGTCCGGGATTATCCTTGCTTATTTCTTCAAGCACTTTTTGAAGTTTCGATGACCCTTTATAGCGAATAGGGGTAACTGGAAACAAATCCTTCAATGCCTGACCGATAGACGTTGGTTTTACCCACCCCCCTGTGCTTTCTACGTTCGGGTTTTTAACGACACTGACATATGCCGCCAAAACCATGTAAAGCCCAATCTCTTGAGGCAATCGCAGGCGATGAGACACTGGCTTTGTATCCGATTGCTCCTCAATTTCAAACCATTTGGGGAACACAGTGGCGAAAGATGTCACCATCATTGCCACTTCTTTTGAACTCAATTGAGCGTTCGTAGGTTGTTTTTTGACCTCAGCCATCAAGGCGGGCAGTTGAATCCATCCATCATTTGTTTGTGAAGACGCGGGAATGCTTTGATGTGCGTTAATCAACGCTCTCAGAAACAGAGAATCAAAAGGGCTTTTGGGAGGCGGTTCGGTGTTTGGCTGCGTATTTACGGCTGGCGAGGGTGCTAGTTTTTTTTCGTTCCCACTAGGTGTGGGCTTAGTCTGTACCGAAGGCGAGGCGGCGGTTGGCTTCTTATTGTCGCCATTGGCTGTGGACGGTGCGGGCTTGGTCTGTACCGAAGGTATTGTTTCTACCGGTTTGTTTTGGGTAACATCTGGGTCCGGCGGCACTATCTCATCGAACTCGAGAAAGCGTGAACAAGCGCTGCGAAGGGTTGGCGGTGTATTCTTTTCGCCAATCCCTAACACATACTTGCCCTCATTTTTGAGTCGCGTTGCCAATGCCGTATAATCGGAGTCACTAGCGATGATGCAAAAGTGTGTAATATCTTTTTGGGTGTAGTGCATCTCCATGACATCAATCACAAGGGAGATATCAACACTATTTTTACCTGATCCGGTATTGCTTGGCACCCAAACGGGATGTATTCCGTGCTGTCCAGCAGTTTTCTCCCACTGATCCAGTGAGTTTTTACCAAAAAAGACCTTCGCCATACGAGGGTTTAGATTCTTTTTTAGCTTTTTCCATACCTCTATAAATCGTGTCGTGGATATGTTGTCCCCATCAATGAAAACGGCAAAGACAGGATTGGGTGAAGACATAGGGCGGCGCACAGCTTTCACTGATACAGAGAAACTGCCTATAATATTACCCCCCCCAATACAAAAATCAAGATGGGAAATCATACAGGGTTGTCCTTACCCCTTCTCCTATTAGCGCTGCGCAGCAGGGAGAGGGGGCAAGGGGTGAAAGCTGTGAAGGATTTTCCTAGTACAACCACAATGAACAGGCAGCATAATAGCACATGATCCCGCCGCTAAAGAGCAGCGGGCTGAAAGCAGCCACCCCTTCGGGGCTTGGAATGCGTCCCATCCCCCACTATCCGCCAAGCCTGAATCTCATGGTTGTTTCTCCGCGATGCTTTCCTCCAAAGGCGTCACGATGCGGAAGCCAATATGGTGATCTTGATAGTTGGGCGGGTCTTCAAAGTGTTTGTACGCGGAACGGGCAACAAAGCCATTGCTCCCCCACCAGCCACCTTTTTCCATCTTCCTCAGTCCGCTTTCGGGGCCTGTTGGATCCTCTTTGATCTTCAACCGAGGGTAATCCGCGCTTAGCCAGTCTGCCACCCATTCCATCGCATTGCCCGCCATATCATGAGCGCCAACCCAACTAATACCCTCTGGATAGCTCCCTACCGGCATTGGCGCTTTTGTCCCCACCACATTCGCTTTTAGAGGGTCAAACTCGTTCCCCCAGGGGTACATCAGGGATTCCGTCCCCCGTGCAGCAAATTCCCATTCCGCCTCTGTAGGCAATCGTCCACCCCGCCAATGAGCATAGGCTTCCGCCTCGTACCATGTAACGCACAGACGGGGGAAATCATCCTCGCTAAATTCACAGGGGAGGGGGAGTTTCGAGACGTTCTGTCGCTTTAGCCACTTCAATCCGTCTGGTGACCAGTGAGCCTCTGTTGTGTACCCGCCATCCTCCACAAATGCCCCATATGCCTTGTTCGTCACTTCATACGTATCGATCCAATAGCCCTTCGTCAAGCATGTTTCACGGGCGGGGGATTCATATTGGAGCGCACTTGCCACCCATGACGGCGCATTCAGTGTTTTGATCAACGCCTGTGCCTCTTTGTAATCTGTCCCCATGATAAAACAGCCCGGCGGAACAAAGACTTGGGCAATGCCTTTATCATCGGTGCGGCTGTCTCCCGCGCTTGGTGTATCCCCCATTACTCGCCGGCCTCCTGTGATCACGATAATGCTCATTATCGTCACTAATATTCCCAAACTGACCTGTCGGCGGTTCATATTCTCTCCTTGCTTGTCCGTACCGTTCAGGAAATACTATCCTGACCGGTAATTCTGATCGCCATCCGGCAAGAAAGTGGCACAGAGTGGCACACCGAGGTGATACGATTGCGAGCGCCTTTGCCTCCCAATTAAAGGCATATATAGCCAACGCCGGGGTAAACGCCAGTGAGCTTGCCCGCCAAGCCGGGCTGCCCCGCCGCACCGTAGCAAACTGGCTCAACGGCGAAGCCCGCCGCCCCCGCTATTGGGAAGATGTTCTCAAGATTGCACGCAGCCTTGCCCTAACCACAGCCCAAACAGATGATCTGCTCCATTGTGCCGGCTTTCCCTCCCTAGTCCATTTGCGCCGTCATTCCCCTCAC
This genomic interval from Anaerolineales bacterium contains the following:
- a CDS encoding PD-(D/E)XK nuclease family protein, with product MTRQLPPAFHFSQSSLQDFVDCARRFQLRYLMEQDYPAPAAEPLMATEDAAELGKRFHLRMERYWRGAPLPPLDWASPLGRWWAAFEANPPPNIPSTHRRPEITLSARLGDQRFTATFDLLAYDADGTVVILDWKTSKRTPLKLLNRRLQTILYPLLFVEASAGLIGRHVAPEQVQLVYWFAEDGGATETFSYNAERMDEDRRYLDAVITRLLTLDVTVFPLTENERLCRLCQYRSLCGRGVKAGGIDEIAETYPDVDELRGVLAVDADSQDFVL
- a CDS encoding sulfite exporter TauE/SafE family protein, whose amino-acid sequence is MPGIIAFVLHSSLGVVIGTILGFLGGGGAILTVPALVYIVGLPLQAATTTSLIIVGTTSAAGVLLHRAQGTVNWRIAILFGGAGMVAAYWGASFSKALPPALRMVMFAVLMILIGGLMLRRRPMAHPEPGVGILTGAVLKSAPPPPDSPLDVRVVLGSGMGVGLLTGLLGVGGGFLIVPTLVMILHLPMNYAVSTSMMIITMNSLAGFLGQLNNVAIDLHIVGVFAVAGIVGAVFGAKLGQHTDPERLRALFALFVTGLGLVLFVGNIGALLR
- a CDS encoding MBL fold metallo-hydrolase gives rise to the protein MRLAYFYDDRLAQASYLVGCAATGEALVIDPARDITPYLALADQEGLRITHVTETHIHADFVSGVRELAAITGATLYLSDMGDADWKYADAHAPNVRLLYDGDTFMVGNVRIEVLHTPGHTPEHLSFQFTDTAAADKPMGIFTGDFLFVGDVGRPDLLEVAAGISGTKDPGARQQFHTVQRFKSLPDYLQILPGHGAGSACGKALGAIPSTTLGYEKLFNPAFQFTDEDAFVRWLLDGQPEAPRYFAQMKSVNKAGAALLRTLPHPAPMDKTALRAAIQNGDLVIDLRARNDFAEAHLPGTISIPAASRNFTTYVGWFVDYTRPTYLILDRGAVLPDMLTALRGIGVDQVSGYALADRILDEGETLPTITVPELAARLPSEVITILDVRGQSEFCEGHIAGAQHLPLGDLPLRLDALPKDHLIVAQCSSGYRSQIAASWLRAKGFTNVVTLGEGKRVWEHAFRTAVCPA
- a CDS encoding imidazolonepropionase, with protein sequence MIVDRIVDRIGQLCVMPAHEGKPQRGEYLGDLGLIQNAAVAMLHGRIVAVGEREAVLAAYSPNAITDAEGRLVTPGLVDPHTHMVWAGDRAAELEQRINGATYMEINAAGGGINRTVRETRAATLESLINQTAPRLLRALQHGTTTLECKTGYGLNTATEITLLNAIALLDMEQRIDLVPTFMGAHDIPPEFAEDSDGYVDLIVNEMIPKVAVWKAELYPGILYCDVFCEQGAFSVAQTERIFEMARMAGMTPRLHADEFAALGGVPLAVAAGARSVDHLLVTPVDQVRLLAASETIATLLPATPFGLGITNTAPARALIEAGAVVALGTDCNPGTAWCENMQFVLALAARNLGMTPAQSLAAATINAAFAVDRGDQVGSIEVGKKADLVLWDAEDYRFLAYRFGGNLAHTVIKDGEIAYQS
- a CDS encoding glycosyltransferase family 4 protein translates to MRVLMISKACVVGIYQRKLEQIAALGVDLMLVVPPVWADKSGAIPLERAHMKGYQVAVIPPRFNGNYHLHVYPGLGRLIQEWQPDIVHSDEEPYNLATWQALWHARRIGAKTLYFSWQNICRRYPPPFSWGERWVLYRADQGIMGTESAAEVFRAKGHRGGLTVIPQFGVDLADFPFRPHTIDPQGERDGAERVVGFIGRLVPEKGVDLLLRAAQEVIAGGQAIRLMIVGQGSEREALERLAATLGIAEQVTFFGHVPSLQMPTLYPQLDVLCLPSRTLPTWKEQFGRVILEAMASGVPVIGSDSGAIPDVIGDAGVIVPEENPHALAEALRGLLSDPARHADLAQKGRARVEAYFTHQRIAEATVRVYERLWRKPL
- a CDS encoding NYN domain-containing protein, whose protein sequence is MISHLDFCIGGGNIIGSFSVSVKAVRRPMSSPNPVFAVFIDGDNISTTRFIEVWKKLKKNLNPRMAKVFFGKNSLDQWEKTAGQHGIHPVWVPSNTGSGKNSVDISLVIDVMEMHYTQKDITHFCIIASDSDYTALATRLKNEGKYVLGIGEKNTPPTLRSACSRFLEFDEIVPPDPDVTQNKPVETIPSVQTKPAPSTANGDNKKPTAASPSVQTKPTPSGNEKKLAPSPAVNTQPNTEPPPKSPFDSLFLRALINAHQSIPASSQTNDGWIQLPALMAEVKKQPTNAQLSSKEVAMMVTSFATVFPKWFEIEEQSDTKPVSHRLRLPQEIGLYMVLAAYVSVVKNPNVESTGGWVKPTSIGQALKDLFPVTPIRYKGSSKLQKVLEEISKDNPGLIPHRVKGSIFEILINRIT
- a CDS encoding SUMF1/EgtB/PvdO family nonheme iron enzyme produces the protein MNRRQVSLGILVTIMSIIVITGGRRVMGDTPSAGDSRTDDKGIAQVFVPPGCFIMGTDYKEAQALIKTLNAPSWVASALQYESPARETCLTKGYWIDTYEVTNKAYGAFVEDGGYTTEAHWSPDGLKWLKRQNVSKLPLPCEFSEDDFPRLCVTWYEAEAYAHWRGGRLPTEAEWEFAARGTESLMYPWGNEFDPLKANVVGTKAPMPVGSYPEGISWVGAHDMAGNAMEWVADWLSADYPRLKIKEDPTGPESGLRKMEKGGWWGSNGFVARSAYKHFEDPPNYQDHHIGFRIVTPLEESIAEKQP